Genomic window (Streptomyces cadmiisoli):
GGTGCGGCTCGGCACCCGGGAGCCGGCGGCCCGCCGGTCTCCGCGGCCCCACCGGGGTCCAGGGCCGCTGCCGCACCGAGCGGGCCCGCCGCGGATCGCTCCCTGTATCCGGCACGAAGGACCGGGTCGCCCCTGCCGGCCCCGGTGACCGCGTGACCACGCCGCGCGCCCGGACCGCGCCGCCCCTGCCGGTACGCGGCGAGGCGGCCACGCTGTGTGCGCGCCGTCCCGCCCCCAGCCGGGCCTGTGCGAGCCGCCCTCAGCGGGCTCGCCCGCGCCCCCCCCCCCCCCCCCCCCCGCCGATCCGCACCGTCACAGCACCCGTCCGCCCCACCCTCGGGCGCGGAGCCGAGGACGGGGCGGACGGACCTGTGGACGTGGCACCACGTCCCGGGCGCGGAGGACCGGCCGGTCGGTCAGCGGGCGGTGCCGAAGTTCTGCGTCCAGTAGTTACCGGGCTGCGCGAGCCCGACACCTATCTCCTTGAATGCACAGTTCAAGATGTTGCGCTTGTGGCCGGGGCTGGACATCCAGCCCGCCATGACCTGCTCGGGGCTGGAGTAGCCGTAGGCGACGTTCTCCCCGTAGGTCTGCCACTGGTAGCCGGCCCGCGTGATCCGCTCGCCCGGGTCCGAACCGTCGGAGCCCGTGTGCGACATGTTCCGCTGGGCGGCCATGTCCGCGCTGTGGTCCTGGGCGGCCTTGGACAGCTTCGCGTTCAGCTTCACCGGTGAGCAACCGGCCTTGCCGCGCTCGCTGTTGACCAGGTTCACGATGCTCGCCACGGCGCCGGACGCCGGGGCCGCCGCGCCGTCGGTGCCCGGGGAAGCGGCGGGAGCATCGGGCTCGGCGGCCTCCGGCGAGGCCGGCTGGGCGGGTGCTTCAGGGGCCGGCGGAGCGGGGTCCTCGGAAGCCGGCGGAGCCGGTGCCTGCGAGGCCGGCGGCGCGGTCCGCTCACCGCCCTTCCACCGCTCCTTCGACGCCGCGTTCTTCCACTGCCCCCACTGGCCGGGGGACGACGGGGCGGCCTCGGCGCTCGGATCGTCGAAACAGGCCATGGCGGCGGTCGGTACTGCCAGCGCGCTCAGCGCGACGGCAGCGATGGCCATGTGCCGATGGCGGGTCTTCCGGCGGTGCTTCCTCATGTGGACCTCGCTCGGTCGTCGCGGTGGGTCTCCGACGGGCTCGGCGCTGCCTGAATGCTGGGCCTGACCTGCGGGGACGCCTTCGGGGGCCGTCATTGTTAAAACCTGAGTGAGCAGCGGGCAACGAGCACCACTACTACCCGGCCTCGTAGTCACCGAAGGCTCTTGAAGCGGGCGCGCGAGTGTGCCGACCCGGCTCACCGGAGCGCGGCGTGAGCTGACAGCCCCTCAGGACGCCCCGGAGGAAGGGCGTACGGCATCAACGCACCGGGCGGCCCGCACACCCTCGAACGATGTGCACCATTTGCCTGGTTCAATGCGGCAAGTCCCGCAATATCACCCAGAGATCAAGTACTACCGAGCCACGTTGACGCCCGAAGCGCACGTGACGGATGCCACTTCGATCCCTTGCAACCATTTCCAGAACGGGGGTCGCCAAGCAGAGGACGGCGGTCACGTAACGGACGACTCCCCGCACTTCCGCCACCCCGGCGAGGCCGCCACCTGCCCCACTAGCCCGAGCGGGCGGGACACAACGGGACATACAACACGATGAGCTGACTTACTGTCATAGTGCGGTCATGAAGATCACGACTGCCGGCAGCCGGGACGCCTTCCGGCCCTCGCGGTGACGGCGCCCTTCACGCGCCCACCGCGGGAGCCGGCGCGGACGGAGCGCCCCCCACGTGGGCTCCGCACGCGCCGGACCGTGCTCGCCGTCGCCGTCACCGGTGTCGTCGCGATCACCGGGGCCGTCGTGATCTCCGGAGCCCTCTCGCACGAGGGCGGACGGTCCCCCGCGCACCGCGGCACCGGTGCCCCGGGGCCGTCCGGCGCCTCGTCGGGCCCCGCCCCGTCCCCCGGTGCCGCGGGCATCGGGGACCCGCTCGTGCCGCTCGACGGCAACGGCGGCTACACGGTCCGCCACTACACGCTCGACTTCGACTGGAAGGCACCCAGGACACCCTTCGACGCCCGCACCACCATCAGCGCGACCGCCACACACGCCCTGTCCCGCTTCAACCTCGACTTCGCCGGCAACACCCTTCGCACGGTCACCGTCGACGGCGCACCGGCGACCGCCGTACGCGACGGCGACGAACTCGTCATCACCCCCGACCAGCCCATCCCGCACGGCCGGACCTTCACCGTCCAGGTCGCCTACACCGCCGACCCCACGCAGCAGCGGCAGCGCAGCGACGCGATCCAGACGTACGGCTGGGTGCCGACGCCCGACGGCACCGTGCTCTGCCTCCAGCCCAATGGCGCCAAGATGGTCTTCCCGGCCAACGATCACCCCAGCCTGCGGGCGCCGGTCACCTTCCGCATCACCACCCCACCGGGTCTCAGCGCGGTCGCCAACGGCCGGCTCGTCGAGCGCCTCGGGCAGCCCGGCGGACGGGTCCGGTGGACGTACGACTCCGAGAACGCGATCGCCGCCCAGCTGCTCCAGGTCGCGATCGGAAAGTTCACCTTCGTGGACAGCACCGGCCCCCGCGGGCTGCCCGTCCGGGACGTGGTCCCCGGCGGCCTGGTCGGCGGCACCGAGTCGTACCGCGCCCTGACCGCCGAGCACCTGGCCTGGCTGGAGCAGCGGCTCGGCCCGTACCCCTTCCGCCGCTACGGCGTCCTGGTCGGGGACACCGACCTGCCGGTGGCCCTGGAGACCCAGTCGCTGTCCGTCGTACCGAGGGCGAACCTGCTGGGCGACAAGGTCTACGCGGAACGCGACCTGGTGCACGAGCTGGCCCACCAGTGGACCGGCAACAGTGTCGCCCTCCGGCGCTGGTCGGACCTGTGGCTGAGCGAGGGACACGCCCGCTTCTACGAACGTCTCTACTCCGACACGCACGGCGGGGACAGCTTCGAGGCCGCGATGCGGGCGGCGTACCAGCAGCACGACCAGTGGCGCCACGACGACGGGGCGCCCGCCGAACCCGGCGAGCAGACCCTGTTCAAGCGGATGCGGTACGACGGTTCGGCGCTGGTGCTCTACGCCCTGCGGGAGAAGGTCGGCGAGAAGACCTTCGACAAGATCGAACGGACCTGGGTGACGAAGTACCGCGGCCGGGCCGCCGGCACCCGCGACTTCATCACGCTCGCGTCGGCGGTGGCCGGGCAGGACCTGACCCCGTTCCTCACCCCGTGGCTGCACGGGCAGCGCACACCGCCCATGCCGGGGCACCCCGATTGGCAGGTGGACCCCGTCGAGGACTGAGCCGTCACACCGCCGGTGCGAGGACGCACCGTGCGGTGCTTCGCCGTGCGCCGACACACCGTCACCGAAGCCCGCGGACTGCCGCCGACCGGGTGGCCTCTGCCGCGCCGCTGGTCCAGGCCGGTGACGCTCGGCGCGACGTGGCGTGTCGGGCACGGAAACGTACGAGGGGTGTGAAGGGCAACTCCGTTGTCCTGGTTGCGACGAGCGTGCTCGGAGGCCCCTGCCATGAACAAACGTGCCGCCCCCCGTATCCCCGACGCCCTGCGCGGGCACCGCCCGGTCATCTGCGCGACGGCGTCGGCTGCGCTGATGGTGTCGCTGCTCGTGCCGCTCCTCAGCGGCCCGTCGGCCGACGAGACGGCGGACGAACGGCGCCTCCAGGAAGCGTTCAAGGACGCCGCGCGGGAGTATCACGTACCGCCCAACGTCCTCATGGGCGTGTCCTACCTCCAGTCCCGCTGGGACTCCCATCCCGGCGCGCCGAGCGTCGTCGGCGGCTACGGACCGATGCACCTGGTGGACGCCCACCCGCCCAAGAACACGGCCGCACCGCGCGACGGCGACACGAGCGCGTACGCGGGTCCGCCGGCCTCCCGCGGGGCGAAGGCCGACGGCGGCCGCGCGGATGCCACCCTGCAACGCGCCGCCCGGCTGACCGGTGTGCCGGCGGAGAAGCTGCGCACGGACGTCACCGCCAATGTGCGCGGCGGCGCGGCACTCCTCGCGGCCGCGCAGCGACAGCTCGGCAAACCGCTCAGCGCCGACCCGACCGACTGGTTCGAGGCGGTGTCGCGCTTCCCCGGCACCGACGACACGGCGTCGGCCAGAACGTACGCGAACGACGTCTTCTCGGTGATCCACCGGGGAGCGCGCCGCACCACCGACGCGGGGCAGCTCGTCTTCCTGCCCGCCAGCCCGAAGGTGCTGCCGCGCCCGCAGGAGCCGCGGCGCCCGAAGGAGGTCGAGTGCCCGAAGGAGCTGGCCTGCTCGTGGCTCGCCGCGCCCTACGTCGAGATCGGTGACGACGAGTACGGCAACTACGACCCGTCGGACCGGCCCGAGGACCAGAAGATCGACTACATCGTCATCCACGACACGGAGGCGCGGCTGGCCTCCATGCTGCAGACCGTCCAGGAGCCGACGGAACCGTCGTGGCACTACTCGATCCGCTCCAAGGACGGTCACATCACACAGCACGTCAGGACCAAGGACGCGGCCCGCCATTCCGGCAGCCAGTTCGTCAACGCCCGCTCGATCGGCATCGAGCATGAAGGTTTCCTCACCCAGCCCGACACCTGGTACACGGAGCAGATGTACCAGTCGTCGGCCCGTCTGGTGCGCTACCTGGCGAAGAAGTACGACATCCCGCTCGACCGGCAGCACATCTTCGGCCACGACAACGTCCCGTCCCCGACCGCCTCGACCATCCCCCACATGCACGACGACCCCGGCCCGTTCTGGGACTGGCAGCACTACTTCGAACTCCTCGGCGCCCCGCTGCGCGCGACGGCCGGTCAGAACAGCGACATGGTGACCGTGCTGCCCGACTTCCACAGCCACAAGCCCCTGTTCACGGGCTGCACCGACAGTGGCGCACGGTGCGCCGCGCACGGCTCCAGCGCGGTCCGCCTGCACACCGAGCCGCGCGACGACGCCGACCTCATCCAGGACCCGGGCCGGCGCCCCGACGGCGAGGACTCCACGGAGGACGTCAACGACCTGGGGTCGCGCGTCTCCACCGGCCAGAGCTTCGCGGTCGCCGAGCGCCGGGGCGACTGGACGGCGATCTGGTACCTGGGCAACAAGGCCTGGTTCAAGAACCCCAAGAACAGCCCGACGGCCGTCGGCGCGTCGGGCCGGATGGTGACGCCGAAGGAGGGCTCGGGCGAGATCGCGGTCTACGGCCGCGCCCACCCGGAGGGCGACGCCTACCCCGACGACGTGTCGGAGCCGCCCATCTCCCCGCTCCCGTACAGCTTCCCGGAGGGCCAGCGGTACGTGACGCAGGACCGCATCGTCGGCTCCTACGTCGAGAAGGCGGCCGCGAACGACGGAGGCAATCTCGTGGTGGAGGGCGACGACGAGTACTACGAGATCCAGTTCGGCCACCGGCTCGCCTACGTCCTGGCGAGCGAGGTGGACGTGGTGAACGTGACCGCCACCGCCGGAGCCCCGCCGTCGGCGCCGGCGGCGCGCGATCCGCTGCGCTGACCCCGTCCGGGCACCGGCGGGCCACCGCGGCCGCCGGTGCCGAACAGCCCGGGACACGGGCCTGGCCCGTCACCACGGGGGGAGTGACGGGCCAGGTCTGCGTCCACAGTGCCATACGCGCCCCGAACGCGCCCGGTTCGCGGGCGAATTCGTCATGTCCGTGAACATGTTCGCTGCCGGGCGTCCACGACGTCCGCGGATCGTTCAGCCTCCCGTCGAAACGTCGTCGATCCGCTCGCCCTCGGC
Coding sequences:
- a CDS encoding CAP domain-containing protein, producing MAIAAVALSALAVPTAAMACFDDPSAEAAPSSPGQWGQWKNAASKERWKGGERTAPPASQAPAPPASEDPAPPAPEAPAQPASPEAAEPDAPAASPGTDGAAAPASGAVASIVNLVNSERGKAGCSPVKLNAKLSKAAQDHSADMAAQRNMSHTGSDGSDPGERITRAGYQWQTYGENVAYGYSSPEQVMAGWMSSPGHKRNILNCAFKEIGVGLAQPGNYWTQNFGTAR
- a CDS encoding M1 family metallopeptidase; translation: MLAVAVTGVVAITGAVVISGALSHEGGRSPAHRGTGAPGPSGASSGPAPSPGAAGIGDPLVPLDGNGGYTVRHYTLDFDWKAPRTPFDARTTISATATHALSRFNLDFAGNTLRTVTVDGAPATAVRDGDELVITPDQPIPHGRTFTVQVAYTADPTQQRQRSDAIQTYGWVPTPDGTVLCLQPNGAKMVFPANDHPSLRAPVTFRITTPPGLSAVANGRLVERLGQPGGRVRWTYDSENAIAAQLLQVAIGKFTFVDSTGPRGLPVRDVVPGGLVGGTESYRALTAEHLAWLEQRLGPYPFRRYGVLVGDTDLPVALETQSLSVVPRANLLGDKVYAERDLVHELAHQWTGNSVALRRWSDLWLSEGHARFYERLYSDTHGGDSFEAAMRAAYQQHDQWRHDDGAPAEPGEQTLFKRMRYDGSALVLYALREKVGEKTFDKIERTWVTKYRGRAAGTRDFITLASAVAGQDLTPFLTPWLHGQRTPPMPGHPDWQVDPVED
- a CDS encoding N-acetylmuramoyl-L-alanine amidase gives rise to the protein MNKRAAPRIPDALRGHRPVICATASAALMVSLLVPLLSGPSADETADERRLQEAFKDAAREYHVPPNVLMGVSYLQSRWDSHPGAPSVVGGYGPMHLVDAHPPKNTAAPRDGDTSAYAGPPASRGAKADGGRADATLQRAARLTGVPAEKLRTDVTANVRGGAALLAAAQRQLGKPLSADPTDWFEAVSRFPGTDDTASARTYANDVFSVIHRGARRTTDAGQLVFLPASPKVLPRPQEPRRPKEVECPKELACSWLAAPYVEIGDDEYGNYDPSDRPEDQKIDYIVIHDTEARLASMLQTVQEPTEPSWHYSIRSKDGHITQHVRTKDAARHSGSQFVNARSIGIEHEGFLTQPDTWYTEQMYQSSARLVRYLAKKYDIPLDRQHIFGHDNVPSPTASTIPHMHDDPGPFWDWQHYFELLGAPLRATAGQNSDMVTVLPDFHSHKPLFTGCTDSGARCAAHGSSAVRLHTEPRDDADLIQDPGRRPDGEDSTEDVNDLGSRVSTGQSFAVAERRGDWTAIWYLGNKAWFKNPKNSPTAVGASGRMVTPKEGSGEIAVYGRAHPEGDAYPDDVSEPPISPLPYSFPEGQRYVTQDRIVGSYVEKAAANDGGNLVVEGDDEYYEIQFGHRLAYVLASEVDVVNVTATAGAPPSAPAARDPLR